One Ornithorhynchus anatinus isolate Pmale09 chromosome 2, mOrnAna1.pri.v4, whole genome shotgun sequence DNA segment encodes these proteins:
- the ARPC3 gene encoding actin-related protein 2/3 complex subunit 3 — MPAYHSALMDSDTKLIGNMALLPLRSQFKGPAPRETKDTDIVDEAIYYFKANVFFKNYEIKNEADRTLIYVTLYISECLKKLQKCNSKSQGEKEMYTLGITNFPIPGEPGFPLNAIYAKPANKQEDEVMRAYLQQLRQETGLRLCERVFDPQSDKPSKWWTCFVKRQFMNKSLSGPGQ; from the exons ATGCCG GCTTACCACTCTGCCCTCATGGACTCGGACACCAAATTGATTGGAAATATGGCTCTGTTACCTCTCAGAAGTCAGTTTAAAGGACCAGCCCCTAGAGAAA CAAAAGACACAGATATTGTGGATGAGGCCATCTATTACTTCAAGGCCAATGTCTTCTTCAAAAACTATGAGATTAAG aATGAAGCTGACAGGACCTTGATATATGTTACACTCTACATTTCTGAATGCTTAAAAAAACTGCAAAAG tgcaatTCCAAAAgccaaggagagaaagaaatgtaCACACTGGGAATCACCAACTTCCCCATTCCTGGTGAACCTGGATTTCCACTTAATGCAATTTATGCCAAACCTGCAAACAAACAGGAAGATG AAGTGATGAGGGCCTACTTACAGCAACTGAGGCAAGAGACTGGACTGAGGCTCTGTGAGAGAGTTTTTGATCCTCAGAGTGACAAGCCTAGTAAG tGGTGGACTTGTTTTGTGAAGAGGCAATTCATGAACAAGAGCCTTTCAGGCCCTGGGCAATGA